The following coding sequences lie in one Cyanobacterium sp. Dongsha4 genomic window:
- a CDS encoding IS982 family transposase, producing MFNLDYLFCHVDDFCQQFEPQWQQKLISHGAVQRVRTKSLCLSEIMTILIAFHQNHYRNFKHFYLNHVQQYWTSAFPKLPSYQRFVQWIPSTIIPLCVYLKHCFGNCTGISFIDSTKIQVCHNRRIRQHKVFKNLAQRGKTSVDWFFGFKLHLVVNELGEIVNMSLTPGNVDDRKPVVDLLKELWGKVFGDRGYVSQKLATKLLKDFGIEFFAKPRRNMKNKLMRLHDKLLSRKRAIVETINDQLKNISQIEHSRHRSPINFCVNILCGLIAYCHQPKKPHLSLEWILPQSA from the coding sequence ATGTTTAATTTAGATTATTTATTTTGTCATGTCGATGATTTCTGCCAACAATTTGAGCCTCAATGGCAACAAAAACTTATCTCTCATGGTGCTGTCCAACGTGTTCGTACTAAAAGTCTCTGTTTAAGTGAAATTATGACTATTCTCATTGCTTTTCACCAAAATCATTACCGTAATTTCAAACATTTTTATCTTAATCACGTTCAACAATATTGGACTTCTGCTTTTCCCAAACTTCCCAGTTATCAACGTTTTGTCCAATGGATTCCATCAACGATTATTCCCTTGTGTGTTTACCTCAAGCACTGTTTTGGTAACTGTACCGGAATTAGTTTTATTGATTCTACTAAGATCCAAGTTTGTCATAATCGCCGTATTCGCCAACATAAAGTATTTAAAAATTTAGCTCAAAGAGGCAAAACCTCTGTGGATTGGTTTTTTGGTTTTAAACTCCATCTGGTAGTCAATGAACTGGGGGAAATTGTGAATATGAGTTTAACCCCAGGTAATGTCGATGACCGTAAACCTGTAGTCGATCTTTTAAAAGAGCTTTGGGGAAAAGTTTTTGGTGATAGAGGTTATGTCTCACAAAAATTAGCCACAAAGCTACTGAAAGATTTTGGTATTGAGTTTTTTGCTAAACCCAGACGCAATATGAAGAACAAATTAATGAGACTTCATGACAAACTTTTATCTCGGAAACGAGCGATTGTCGAAACAATCAATGATCAGCTCAAAAACATATCACAAATAGAACATTCTCGTCATCGTTCACCAATAAATTTCTGTGTCAATATATTATGTGGGTTAATCGCATATTGTCATCAACCAAAAAAGCCCCACCTTTCCTTAGAATGGATTTTACCTCAATCTGCTTAA
- a CDS encoding AAA family ATPase, which yields MKKSPQFISQSLPAVTGVLVAGIINVTGGNALQTFMGLTTATMGGYASTALVNSRRSIAIQEIETLEAEKNRLQKALKINGELDYLQQQQELLITKISNLEEEKQDLERRIIAIKQENFNLEELEIRIEKNKALKTEINELTAELNTIKEQIKERENQKDNLSVVSSQFLQKQAKLNDLMKTIDKLKKSKENLEITKINYEGLKEKYTILENEKNDILENIEILNNTKTVIQDKINQQEKYKVRLNNVQEEFEHKNYQLEELNNQIENLKRKREELETFNINYNALKEEYSILENKQNQILDDINNLNHQKEIIQDNINENEKYEIKLNNIKEEFEQKQNELANLNDKLENLNQQIGELEIFRSSYDALKNEYETLENQQETLALEIPRLQSERDRILQEIQTIETKAQQVDLLRRELDELDAKFRIKRDSLSALKRKIQSLDTEKQLLENEIHLREVEIKRKEAITRELQEEIKRLKEDLEEIKNSVDYAFQALKIPVEVKAKQMRYFANESDFLTEFKVYLKAKGLTFSDRVINAFHTSLKVQDISALVILAGISGTGKSELPQAYCEFIGAPLVMLPVQPRWDSPQDLQGFFNYIEKKYKPTELMRYLYQHKRQNDLKNRMVLVLLDEMNLARVEYYFSDFLSKLESRRNKDTFLEIEAGSLKLPTEEKWVKIPEQFLFVGTMNEDETTQSLSDKVLDRANVLTFGKPPELKLRGVKQKVEIPEEYLSWETFNSWCQQPQDGSSVLDSVKDYVNRVNHIMEALGRPFAHRVYQAIAKYVVNYPNALQDDNIRKSAITPWRCAIADQFGQKLLPKLRGLMVEDSNVKPQLDELKRIIDELGDESLKQAFEVARNGQYGQFQWKGMVYQETIND from the coding sequence ATGAAAAAATCACCTCAGTTTATTTCTCAATCTTTACCCGCAGTGACAGGTGTTTTAGTGGCAGGTATTATTAACGTTACGGGAGGAAATGCTTTACAAACTTTTATGGGTTTAACAACCGCAACAATGGGGGGTTATGCTTCGACTGCTTTAGTTAATAGTCGTCGCAGTATAGCAATTCAAGAAATAGAAACTTTAGAAGCTGAAAAGAATAGATTACAAAAGGCGTTAAAAATTAATGGTGAATTAGACTATTTACAGCAACAGCAAGAATTGTTGATAACAAAAATTAGCAATTTGGAGGAAGAAAAACAAGATTTAGAAAGAAGAATTATTGCTATTAAACAAGAAAATTTTAATTTAGAAGAATTAGAAATAAGGATAGAAAAAAATAAAGCATTAAAAACAGAAATTAATGAATTGACAGCAGAATTAAACACTATAAAAGAGCAAATAAAAGAGAGAGAAAACCAAAAAGATAATTTATCTGTTGTATCAAGCCAGTTTTTACAAAAACAAGCAAAATTAAATGATTTAATGAAAACTATAGATAAATTAAAGAAAAGTAAAGAGAATTTAGAAATTACTAAAATTAATTATGAGGGTTTAAAAGAAAAATATACAATATTGGAAAATGAAAAGAATGACATATTAGAAAATATTGAGATTCTTAATAACACTAAAACAGTTATTCAAGACAAAATTAATCAACAGGAAAAATATAAAGTGAGATTAAATAATGTTCAAGAAGAATTTGAACATAAAAACTATCAACTAGAAGAATTAAATAATCAAATAGAAAATCTGAAGCGAAAAAGAGAAGAATTAGAAACATTTAATATAAATTATAATGCTTTGAAAGAAGAATATAGCATTTTAGAAAATAAGCAAAATCAAATCTTAGATGACATTAATAATCTCAATCATCAAAAAGAGATAATTCAAGATAATATTAATGAAAACGAAAAATATGAAATAAAGTTAAATAACATAAAAGAAGAATTTGAGCAAAAACAAAATGAATTAGCAAACTTAAACGATAAGCTAGAAAATCTCAATCAACAAATTGGTGAATTAGAAATTTTTAGAAGTAGCTATGATGCCTTAAAAAATGAATACGAAACTTTAGAAAATCAACAGGAAACTTTAGCATTAGAAATTCCTCGTTTACAATCAGAAAGAGATAGAATTTTACAAGAAATTCAAACTATTGAAACGAAGGCTCAACAAGTTGATTTATTAAGGAGAGAATTAGATGAATTAGATGCAAAATTTAGAATCAAAAGAGATAGTTTAAGTGCTTTAAAACGCAAAATACAATCTTTAGATACAGAAAAACAACTGCTAGAAAATGAGATTCATTTAAGAGAAGTAGAGATAAAAAGAAAAGAAGCTATAACTAGAGAATTGCAAGAGGAAATTAAAAGACTAAAAGAAGACTTAGAGGAGATAAAAAATAGTGTTGACTATGCTTTCCAAGCCTTAAAGATTCCCGTAGAAGTAAAAGCAAAACAGATGAGATATTTTGCCAATGAGTCTGACTTTTTAACAGAATTTAAGGTTTATTTAAAAGCAAAAGGCTTGACTTTTTCTGACAGAGTGATTAATGCCTTTCATACCTCTTTAAAGGTGCAAGATATTTCAGCTTTAGTTATTTTAGCAGGAATTAGTGGCACGGGAAAAAGTGAGTTACCCCAAGCCTATTGTGAGTTTATTGGTGCGCCTTTGGTGATGTTACCAGTGCAACCCCGTTGGGATTCTCCCCAAGATTTACAAGGGTTTTTTAACTATATTGAAAAGAAATATAAACCTACTGAGTTAATGCGTTATCTCTATCAACATAAAAGGCAAAATGACTTAAAAAATCGCATGGTTTTAGTTTTGCTAGATGAGATGAATTTGGCAAGAGTCGAATATTATTTTAGTGACTTTTTATCTAAATTAGAAAGTAGAAGAAATAAGGATACTTTTTTAGAAATTGAAGCAGGTAGTTTAAAGTTACCCACAGAAGAAAAATGGGTTAAAATTCCTGAACAATTTTTATTTGTTGGCACAATGAATGAAGACGAAACTACTCAATCTCTCTCGGATAAGGTATTAGATAGGGCAAATGTATTGACTTTTGGCAAACCTCCCGAATTGAAGTTAAGGGGAGTTAAGCAGAAGGTAGAGATTCCCGAAGAATATTTATCTTGGGAAACTTTTAACAGTTGGTGTCAACAACCCCAAGATGGTAGCAGTGTTTTAGATAGTGTTAAGGACTATGTTAATCGAGTTAATCACATTATGGAGGCTTTGGGAAGACCTTTTGCTCACCGAGTTTATCAGGCGATCGCAAAATATGTGGTAAACTATCCTAATGCTCTACAAGACGATAATATCAGAAAAAGCGCGATCACTCCGTGGCGCTGCGCGATCGCAGATCAATTTGGACAAAAATTATTACCGAAGTTAAGGGGTTTGATGGTAGAGGATAGCAATGTTAAACCCCAGTTAGACGAGTTGAAAAGAATCATCGATGAATTGGGGGATGAGTCTTTAAAACAGGCTTTTGAGGTGGCACGAAATGGGCAATACGGGCAGTTTCAATGGAAGGGGATGGTTTATCAGGAAACAATTAACGATTAG
- a CDS encoding pitrilysin family protein, which yields MTQTQKYIHKTILSNGITLVVTENPTTDIIAGKIFCRQAGSLWEAKHQAGLFHLLASVMAKGTRNLSSLEIAEKVEYIGAALGTDTSSDYFLVSMKTITEDFPEIMALASEILRFPSFPLDEIALEKNITIQNILSQKEQPFNVAFSQLRQMIYGQHPYGFSLLGTEETVANLTQEDLRFYHQQHFRPDRLVISLAGNIDLNSAVEVVEKVFGDWFPPEDALIKIDSLEQRELLSPKALSLRGAARSHHIFQDTQQSIIMMGYLVPEMTHPDYPVLKLLTTYLGNGLSSRLFVELREKRGLAYDVSAFYPTRVDKSQFVVYMGTAPHNADIAQEGLYNEVQRLRENPLTTEEIQTAKNKLLGQYALSKQTNGEFAQVFGWYETLGLGIEYDSIFPQKISSVTIEDIQRVAQEYLQDQFLCVSKVGPK from the coding sequence GTGACACAAACTCAAAAGTATATTCACAAAACGATATTAAGTAATGGTATTACCCTAGTGGTAACAGAAAATCCAACCACAGATATTATTGCAGGAAAAATTTTTTGTCGTCAGGCAGGTAGTTTATGGGAAGCCAAACATCAGGCTGGATTATTTCATCTTTTAGCTAGTGTCATGGCTAAGGGCACTCGGAATTTATCTTCTTTGGAAATTGCGGAGAAGGTAGAGTATATTGGAGCGGCACTAGGCACGGATACTTCTAGTGATTATTTTTTAGTCAGTATGAAGACTATTACAGAGGATTTTCCTGAAATTATGGCTTTAGCCTCTGAAATTCTCCGTTTTCCTTCTTTTCCTCTGGATGAGATTGCTCTGGAAAAGAATATTACAATACAAAATATTTTGTCTCAGAAAGAACAACCTTTTAATGTGGCTTTTTCCCAATTACGTCAGATGATTTATGGGCAACATCCCTATGGTTTTTCTCTTTTGGGAACAGAAGAAACGGTAGCAAATTTGACTCAGGAGGATTTAAGATTTTATCATCAACAACATTTTAGACCAGATCGTTTAGTTATCAGTCTAGCAGGAAATATTGACTTAAATAGTGCGGTGGAGGTTGTGGAAAAAGTTTTTGGTGATTGGTTTCCCCCTGAAGATGCCCTTATCAAGATTGATTCCCTTGAGCAAAGAGAGTTATTATCACCCAAGGCTCTATCACTTCGTGGCGCTGCGCGATCGCATCATATCTTCCAAGACACTCAACAGTCTATTATTATGATGGGTTATCTTGTGCCAGAAATGACACACCCCGATTATCCCGTGTTAAAGTTATTAACTACTTACTTAGGAAACGGGCTTTCTAGCCGTTTGTTTGTGGAGTTAAGGGAAAAAAGGGGTTTAGCTTATGATGTTTCGGCTTTTTATCCTACTAGGGTTGATAAATCTCAATTTGTAGTCTATATGGGTACTGCTCCTCACAATGCAGACATTGCTCAAGAAGGCTTATACAATGAAGTTCAAAGATTGAGAGAAAATCCCCTCACCACAGAAGAAATCCAAACGGCAAAAAACAAACTATTGGGGCAATATGCTTTAAGTAAACAAACCAATGGAGAGTTTGCCCAAGTTTTTGGTTGGTATGAAACTTTAGGCTTAGGGATTGAATATGACAGTATTTTCCCTCAAAAAATTAGTAGTGTAACCATTGAAGATATACAAAGAGTCGCTCAAGAATATTTACAAGATCAATTTTTGTGTGTTTCTAAAGTAGGTCCTAAATAA
- the cobJ gene encoding precorrin-3B C(17)-methyltransferase: protein MKHIFADYYPLHFITTSPEKIEQLEYLKKVTQGFLWLPKKIHNQNLSANFYDSSLREHLVNIWSNSKCIVFCLTLGAVTRLIAPLLTNKKTDPAIIVIDPAFEYVICLTGEHQHQGDKLTELLAELLSAKAIITSASSNLNLPAIDSFGYTFGWEKGEGDWTKVSANITHNKPTLIKQESGLNWWYQNLPINHPFTFTKTEKKAQAMVYIGVNKAPKVDIPVVSWHPRGLWVGIGCERDTSPILIENAVNSILAQYNLARNAIASLATINLKADEVGILELAQKWQLPLKTFTSEELNLVDVPNPSSIVEHEVGTKSVAEASALKAASMSNLPENNSLPSLIAPKQIFKQEGLKGAVTVAIALSNLEYNPRQGKLYLIGTGPGAIEYLTTAAKTALRDAEIIIGYGLYIDLIKPLLHPSQIIETSNITQEKQRAERAISLSQWGLKVAVISSGDCGIYGMAGLVLEILANQNWDGKQTPVQVFSGITAMQSVAAKIGSPLMHDFCAISLSDLLTPWDVIEKRLHAAATGDFITAIYNPRSQTRQQQIITAQNIFLQYRSGNTPVAIARSVTREDESIILTTLEEMLNHPIDMLTTVLIGNSSTKRYHDLLITPRGYLGQS from the coding sequence ATGAAACATATTTTCGCTGACTATTATCCGCTTCACTTTATAACAACTTCACCAGAAAAAATCGAACAATTAGAATATTTAAAGAAAGTAACTCAAGGATTTTTATGGCTACCAAAAAAGATACATAATCAAAATTTATCAGCTAATTTTTATGATTCCTCTTTAAGAGAACATTTAGTAAATATTTGGTCGAATAGTAAATGTATTGTTTTTTGTTTAACATTGGGTGCTGTTACTCGTTTAATTGCTCCTTTATTAACTAATAAAAAAACTGATCCTGCTATTATCGTAATTGATCCAGCTTTTGAATATGTTATTTGTTTAACAGGAGAACATCAACACCAAGGTGATAAATTAACAGAATTATTGGCAGAATTATTATCTGCAAAAGCAATTATAACCAGTGCTTCTTCCAATCTTAATTTACCTGCGATCGATTCTTTTGGTTATACTTTTGGTTGGGAAAAAGGGGAAGGAGATTGGACAAAAGTTAGTGCGAATATTACTCATAATAAGCCTACTTTAATTAAACAAGAATCGGGATTAAATTGGTGGTATCAAAATCTGCCCATAAATCATCCTTTTACTTTTACAAAAACAGAAAAAAAAGCTCAAGCAATGGTTTATATTGGAGTTAACAAAGCCCCAAAAGTTGATATTCCCGTTGTCAGTTGGCATCCAAGAGGGCTATGGGTTGGCATTGGGTGTGAAAGAGATACTTCCCCCATACTCATTGAAAACGCTGTTAACTCTATTTTGGCTCAATATAATTTAGCAAGAAATGCGATCGCATCTTTAGCTACTATTAATCTGAAAGCTGATGAAGTAGGTATTTTAGAGTTAGCCCAAAAATGGCAATTACCGTTAAAAACCTTTACATCCGAGGAATTAAATTTAGTTGATGTACCTAATCCTTCTAGTATTGTCGAGCATGAAGTAGGAACAAAAAGCGTGGCGGAGGCTTCTGCTTTAAAAGCGGCTTCTATGTCAAATTTACCTGAAAATAATTCATTACCTAGCCTCATCGCCCCAAAACAAATTTTTAAACAAGAGGGCTTAAAAGGTGCAGTAACAGTGGCTATTGCTCTTTCCAATTTAGAGTATAATCCTCGTCAGGGTAAATTATATCTCATTGGCACAGGACCAGGTGCGATCGAATATCTCACTACGGCGGCAAAAACAGCCCTCAGAGATGCTGAAATTATTATCGGCTATGGTTTATATATTGATTTAATCAAACCTCTGTTGCACCCCTCACAAATTATTGAAACTTCAAATATTACTCAAGAAAAACAAAGAGCAGAAAGAGCGATCTCCTTATCTCAATGGGGGTTAAAGGTAGCGGTAATTTCTTCAGGAGATTGCGGAATTTACGGCATGGCGGGGTTGGTTTTAGAAATTTTGGCAAATCAAAACTGGGATGGAAAACAGACCCCTGTACAGGTCTTTTCTGGCATAACCGCAATGCAGAGCGTGGCGGCAAAAATTGGATCGCCCTTGATGCACGACTTTTGTGCCATTAGTTTAAGTGACTTACTTACTCCTTGGGATGTGATTGAAAAACGTCTTCACGCCGCCGCTACAGGAGATTTTATCACCGCTATTTATAATCCTCGCTCTCAAACTCGTCAACAGCAAATTATCACTGCCCAAAATATATTTTTACAATATCGCTCAGGGAATACCCCAGTTGCGATCGCACGTTCAGTAACAAGAGAAGATGAAAGTATAATTCTGACAACCCTAGAGGAAATGTTAAACCATCCTATTGATATGTTAACGACAGTGTTAATTGGGAATAGTAGTACAAAAAGATACCATGACTTATTGATTACTCCCAGAGGATATTTAGGGCAAAGTTAA
- a CDS encoding SDR family oxidoreductase, whose translation MKILVIGATGTLGRQIVRHAIDQDYSVRCLVRNRGKAGFLKEWGAELVKGDICEFKSIESALEGVDAVIDASTARATDSLTIRQVDWEGKVNLIQACAKANIKRYIFFSLLNAEKFEDVPLMNIKHCTELFLQESGLDYTIFKIGGFMQGLIGQYGIPILDNQPVWVSGENTPIAYMNTQDMAKFVVKALENPETVKKTYPLVGSRAWTGDEIIQLCERLSGKTAKISRIPLGLLRFLRGFTRWFKWTRNASDRLAFAEVLASGIALDAPMDEVYETFKIDPQEITTLEAYLQEYFDRIMKKIREIDYEKSKMKKRKKNSFFK comes from the coding sequence ATGAAAATATTAGTAATTGGAGCAACAGGGACTTTAGGCAGACAAATAGTCCGTCATGCTATAGATCAAGATTATTCTGTGCGTTGTTTAGTGAGAAATCGTGGCAAAGCCGGATTTTTAAAGGAATGGGGGGCAGAATTAGTTAAAGGGGATATATGTGAATTTAAGAGCATTGAGTCAGCATTAGAAGGGGTTGATGCGGTAATTGATGCGTCAACAGCAAGGGCTACTGATTCTTTAACTATCAGACAAGTTGATTGGGAAGGAAAAGTAAATTTAATTCAAGCCTGTGCCAAAGCAAATATTAAGCGTTATATCTTTTTCTCTTTGCTAAACGCTGAGAAATTTGAAGATGTACCATTAATGAATATTAAGCACTGTACAGAGTTATTTTTACAAGAATCTGGATTAGACTACACTATTTTTAAAATAGGTGGCTTTATGCAAGGTTTAATTGGTCAATATGGTATTCCTATCCTTGATAATCAGCCTGTGTGGGTAAGCGGAGAAAATACTCCCATTGCTTATATGAATACTCAAGACATGGCGAAATTTGTCGTTAAAGCCCTAGAAAATCCTGAAACAGTCAAAAAAACTTATCCATTAGTAGGTAGTCGTGCTTGGACTGGGGATGAGATAATTCAATTATGTGAACGTTTATCAGGAAAAACCGCTAAAATTTCCCGTATTCCTCTTGGCTTACTCCGTTTTCTACGGGGCTTTACTCGTTGGTTTAAGTGGACAAGAAATGCCTCTGATAGATTAGCTTTTGCTGAGGTTTTAGCCAGTGGTATTGCCTTAGATGCTCCTATGGATGAGGTTTATGAAACCTTTAAAATTGACCCTCAAGAAATTACTACTTTGGAGGCTTATTTACAAGAATACTTCGATCGCATCATGAAGAAAATTCGAGAAATCGATTATGAAAAAAGCAAAATGAAAAAACGGAAGAAAAATAGCTTTTTCAAATAA